CACTTGTCGATAAGAAAAAGGCAAATGAATAATTTGCTTTATACAAAAGATTATATTCAACATAACGACAGGCCTTGTTACATCAATGAAAAACCCTCCTTACATGAATACACTTTTTGTAAACTGAATAGAGATAAACTGGACATGACGTTTGATACGGACAAGAATGACTTCACTATGTCTATCTAATAACAAAACTAAATAAGAAAAAATTAATATGAATGCGGTCGTAATTGCTGTCACCTTAATGCTTGCATTAAGTCTCATGCGTGTGAATGTTGTCATCGCACTAACTGTAAGCGCACTTGTTGCAGGGTTAGTTGGAGGCTTAGATATTCATCAAACCATCGCAGCCTTTAATGATGGTCTTGGCGGCGGTGCACAAATTGCTTTAAGTTATGCCTTACTTGGCGCCTTTGCTGCCGCTTTATCGCATTCTGGCTTAACCACACTCATTTCTCACAACATTATTAAAAAAGTGGGTAAAGAACCAAATAGCACCAACACATTAGTTGTGCGTTGGTTATTACTTGCTTCCATTTTATTAATGGCAATAAGTTCGCAAAATATTCTGCCAATCCATATTGCGTTTATTCCAATTTTGATCCCGCCATTACTGCATGTATTAAGCAAACTACAAATCGATAGACGCTTAGTTGCTTGTATTATCACTTTTGGTCTTGTTACCACTTATATGATTTTACCGATCGGCTTTGGTGGTATTTTCTTAAATGATATTTTATTGGCTAACTTGAACAACAATGGTCTTGAAGCAGTTAAAGAACAAATTCCAACCGCTATGCTTCTACCTGCGCTAGGAATGATTACTGGCTTATTAACAGCAGTGTTCATTACTTACCGTAAACCACGAATTTATGAAGCGAAGGATATTGTTGCAGACCAAAGTGAAGAAGTGGGAATTAACAAAAAGACCATAATCATTTCGCTTGTGGCTATCATTGCAACGTTAGTGGTTCAATTACAAACTGACTCAATGATATTCGGTGCATTAACAGGTTTCATCATCTTCCGTTTCTCAGGCATTATTAAACCTGATGTCAGGCAAGATATGTTTAACCAAGGTGTATTGATGATGGCCAATATTGGTTTCATCATGATTGCAGCAGCGGGTTTTGCTGCGGTAGTAAAATCCACTGGTGAAGTCAGCACCCTTGTTACTTCGTTAGGCGACATTATTGGTGACAATAAAGCCTTAGCAGCCTTGCTCATGCTGGTTGTAGGGTTATTAATTACTATGGGCATTGGTTCTTCATTCTCAACCATTCCAATTATCGCTACCATTTATGTACCATTAGCACTCACCTTTGGCTTTTCAGTTGCAGCAACAATCGCATTAGTGGGTACAGCAGCAGCTTTGGGTGATGCAGGCTCACCTGCTTCAGATTCAACCTTAGGCCCAACAGCAGGTCTAAATGCTGACGGACAGCACGATCATATCCGTGACAGTGTTATCCCGACCTTTATTCACTACAACATTCCGCTTATCGGCTTTGGCTGGATTGCAGCAATGGTACTTTAGTAGTCGATAGCATTATCAGTCTTGAACAATATGAAGTCGTAAATACTGATTAAGACCCAATAAAAAAGGAGCCAACGGCTCCTTTTTTATTATCGGTTTACTAAATTTATTTAGTACCGAAAATCTTATCCCCAGCATCACCAAGACCCGGTAAAATATAACCCTGCTCATTTAAGCAGTCATCGATTGATGCTGTATATAGTTCGATATCTGGATGTGCAGCTTCTAAAGCCTTAATACCTTCAGGCGCAGCAACTAATACCAGTGCTTTTATTGACACACAGCCACGCTTTTTAAGTAAGTCGATAGTCGCAATCATCGAACCGCCTGTTGCCAGCATAGGATCGACCACAATCGCCACACGCTCATCAACATTGCTAACGAGTTTGTCAAAATATGGAACTGGTTCTAAAGTTTCTTCGTCACGGTAAATACCGACAACAGAAATTTTAGCACTAGGCATATGCTCTAATACGCCATCCATCATCCCCAATCCTGCTCGAAGAATAGGGACAACTGTCACCTTCTTACCTTTGATCTGTTCAATCTCAACAGGGCCGTTCCAGCCATTAATAGTGACAGTTTCTGTTTCAAAGTCTGCTGTTGCTTCGTACGTTAATAAGCTACCAACTTCTGTGGCTAACTCACGAAAACGTTTAGTACTGATTTCAGCTTCACGCATTAAGCCTACTTTATGACGAATTAACGGGTGTTTTACTTCAACGACTTTCATTTTTGCACTCCTGATGATGAGATATTTTTCGCAAATTGTTCAAATTCTAGTTTATTTATTCTCTTTATAAAACATAAAGTTTCATAATTGCAGCCAATCTCACGCTAAACAGCTAAAAGCATTACAGAAAACTGTTTTCATAATCGGATAAAGCTAAATCATGACTTTCGACGCCTACCACAAGCTGATAGAATAGCGCCGCATAAAATCCCATAAAACGATGTACCCTAGAGGATCCTCCGTGAGCACTCCTACACCACTTAGCTACAAAGACGCTGGCGTTGATATCGATGCTGGTAATGCATTAGTCAATAATATTAAATCTGCGGTAAAACGCACTCACCGTCCTGAAGTAATGGGCAACCTAGGTGGTTTTGGCGCTCTTTGCGAATTGCCAACTAAGTATAAACACCCAGTATTAGTCTCTGGTACTGACGGTGTTGGAACCAAGTTACGTTTAGCCATTGATTACAAAAAGCACGACACTGTTGGTGTTGATTTAGTTGCTATGTGTGTAAATGACTTAATCGTATCTGGTGCTGAACCTTTGTTCTTCCTAGATTACTACGCAACTGGCAAGTTAGATGTTGAAACTGCCACTTCAGTTGTTAACGGTATTGCTGAAGGCTGTCATCAATCAGGTTGTGCATTAATCGGTGGTGAAACTGCTGAAATGCCTGGTATGTATGAAGGTGAAGATTACGATTTAGCGGGTTTTTGTGTTGGTGTCGCTGAAAAAGAAGCTATCATCGACGGGACTAAAGTTAAATCTGGTGACGCACTTATTGCACTAGGTTCAACTGGCCCTCACTCAAATGGTTACTCTTTAGTACGTAAAGTATTAGAAGTAAGCAAGGCAGATCCTCAACAAGATCTTGCTGGTAAACCGCTTATCGAGCATTTATTAGAACCTACCAAGATTTATGTAAAGCCTTTACTTAAGTTGCTTGAGCAAACTGAAGTTCATGCAATGGCGCATATTACTGGTGGTGGATTCTGGGAAAACATCCCACGCGTATTACCTGACGATTG
This window of the Shewanella goraebulensis genome carries:
- a CDS encoding Na+/H+ antiporter family protein, which translates into the protein MNAVVIAVTLMLALSLMRVNVVIALTVSALVAGLVGGLDIHQTIAAFNDGLGGGAQIALSYALLGAFAAALSHSGLTTLISHNIIKKVGKEPNSTNTLVVRWLLLASILLMAISSQNILPIHIAFIPILIPPLLHVLSKLQIDRRLVACIITFGLVTTYMILPIGFGGIFLNDILLANLNNNGLEAVKEQIPTAMLLPALGMITGLLTAVFITYRKPRIYEAKDIVADQSEEVGINKKTIIISLVAIIATLVVQLQTDSMIFGALTGFIIFRFSGIIKPDVRQDMFNQGVLMMANIGFIMIAAAGFAAVVKSTGEVSTLVTSLGDIIGDNKALAALLMLVVGLLITMGIGSSFSTIPIIATIYVPLALTFGFSVAATIALVGTAAALGDAGSPASDSTLGPTAGLNADGQHDHIRDSVIPTFIHYNIPLIGFGWIAAMVL
- the upp gene encoding uracil phosphoribosyltransferase, with translation MKVVEVKHPLIRHKVGLMREAEISTKRFRELATEVGSLLTYEATADFETETVTINGWNGPVEIEQIKGKKVTVVPILRAGLGMMDGVLEHMPSAKISVVGIYRDEETLEPVPYFDKLVSNVDERVAIVVDPMLATGGSMIATIDLLKKRGCVSIKALVLVAAPEGIKALEAAHPDIELYTASIDDCLNEQGYILPGLGDAGDKIFGTK
- the purM gene encoding phosphoribosylformylglycinamidine cyclo-ligase — encoded protein: MSTPTPLSYKDAGVDIDAGNALVNNIKSAVKRTHRPEVMGNLGGFGALCELPTKYKHPVLVSGTDGVGTKLRLAIDYKKHDTVGVDLVAMCVNDLIVSGAEPLFFLDYYATGKLDVETATSVVNGIAEGCHQSGCALIGGETAEMPGMYEGEDYDLAGFCVGVAEKEAIIDGTKVKSGDALIALGSTGPHSNGYSLVRKVLEVSKADPQQDLAGKPLIEHLLEPTKIYVKPLLKLLEQTEVHAMAHITGGGFWENIPRVLPDDCKAVVKGDSWQWPVVFDWLMENGNIEQFEMYRTFNCGVGMIIALPAEKVESALELLKAEGENAWLIGEIANRQGDEEQVEIN